A window of Paenibacillus sp. genomic DNA:
TTGGGCACGAACGAGCGGCCGCTAGCGGCGCTGCTCGGCGCCTTGGCTTGGTGCGCGGCGCTGACGGCGCTGTGCTACGCGGTTACGGCCGTCGTCAGGCGGAAGCTGGAGGTGCAGGGCGGATGAGCGGTTGGGTTTCGCTGTACGTCAAATTGCTGGGGGCCGGGCTGCGCAGCCGCATGCAGTACCGGTTCAATTTCGCGATGACGTCGCTCGCGGCGGCGCTCATCGCGGCCGCGGACTTCCTCATGATCGCCGTCGTGCTGCTGCGGTTCGATCATGTAAGAGGCTGGGATATTTACGAAGTCGGGTATTTGTACGCCGTCGTGACGCTGGCGAAAACATGCTACCGCACGATCAGCGCCGACCTGCATTACATCGAGCGCTATTTGGTGACCGGCGAACTCGACGCTTTGATGGTGCGGCCGGTGCCGGTGCTGTTCGCGCTGATGACGGCGAACGTGCGGCTCATGCCCGGCGAGCTCGTGCAGTCGACGGCGGTGCTGTCGCTGTCGATGGGGGCGATGATGGCCGAGGGCCGACTCGACGGTTGGGCGATTCCGCTGACGCTGCTCAGCGCGGCGACCGGAACGGCGATTCTGTTCGCAATCGGGCTCGCGACGGCGACGGTCGGCTTCTGGACGACGAAGGTCGACGATCTGCAGTCGTTCACCGAGGACGCGTCGAAAGCGGCCGGCCAATATCCGCTGGCGGTGTATCCGGATTGGCTGAAGGGCGTCCTGTTGACGGTGCTTCCCGTCGGCTTCGTGAGTTACGTGCCTGCTTTGTATTTGCTCAAAGGGCAGCTCGGACTTTGGACGTTCGCTGCTGCGGCGGCGGTCGCGGCCGTGGCCCTGTTCGCCGCACTCCGGTTTTGGCGCAGCGGCATTCGCCGGTACCAAAGCACGGGGCATTAAAGGGAGGGGATCCGCATGATCGAAGCGACGCAAGTGGTCAAAACGTTCCGTCATCCCGTCGTGAAGGAGGGCGCCTTCGCCGGGCTGCGCGCGCTGTTCGCCCGCGATTACAGGGAGACGACGGCGGTGGCGGGGCTGACGTTCGCCATCGGGCGGGGCGAATTCGTCGGCTGCATCGGCCCGAACGGAGCGGGGAAATCGACGACGATCAAGATGCTCGCCGGCATTCTGCACCCGACCTCCGGGGAAGTGCGGATCGGCGGCCGGTCTCCGCAGCGGGAGCGCCGGCGCGTCGCCGAACGGATCGGCGTCGTGTTCGGGCAGCGCAGCCAGCTGTGGTGGGATTTGCCCGTGCGCGATTCGTACGAGGTGCTGGCGGCGATGTACAAGGTGGAGCTGTCCGCGTACCGCCGCCGCTTGGCCGAGCTGGCCGAGCTGCTGCAGCTTGCGGAAATCATGGATCAGCCGGTGCGCAAATGTTCCCTCGGGCAGCGGATGCGCGCCGATTTGGCCGCGGCGCTGCTGCACGACCCGGACGTGCTGTTCCTCGACGAGCCGACGATCGGGCTCGACGCCTTCGCGAAGCAGCGCATTCGCGAGTTCTTGAAGACGCTGAACCGGGAGCGCGGCACGACGATCCTGCTGACGACGCACGATATGGACGACGTCGAGGCGCTGTGCAGCCGCGTGATGGTCGTCAGCGGCGGCTCGCTCGCCTTCGACGGCGCGCTCGCCGAGCTGCGCGGGCGGATCGGCCTGCCGAGCCGGATGGAGCTGACGTTCGCCGCGGAACCGGTCGTGCCCGAGGGGGCGGGGGACGGCGAAATCGCGATCGAGGGAATCGAGGGCCGGCGCGCGACGTTGTCGTTCCGCCGGGAACGCATCAAGCCGATGCGCGTGTTGGACGCGGCATCGGCTTGGGGGGACATCGTCGATATTCACATGGAGGAGCCGGAGCTCGAGGACGTCATTCGGCGCATTTACAGCGGCGCGACGAAAGAGCGATAACCGTCCAGGAACACCTCGACCGCGAAATACAAGAACAGCGCCGCGGACAGGAACGAGATCGTCCGCACGAATGCGGGGCCGAGCCGGCGGCCGCTTGCGGCCGACAGCAGCGCCATGGCGCACGACCAGACGATGCCGGCGGAGAAGAAGCCCGCCAGGAACGCGGTCAGCGCTTCCGCGCCCTGCGTCGGCGATTTGGCGATGACGCTGCCGCCGACCGTCGCGAACCACAGGATCGCCGTCGGCGACGCGATGGCGAGGCCCCAGCCCCAGAAGAAGGAGCGCGGGAGCGAGCGGCCGGAGCCCGCCTCGCCCTCTGCCGTGTCGAGCGACTTGGGCTTCAAGGCGGCGCGGATCATCGATACCGTAAAGTACAGCAGCACGATCGTGCCGCCGATCCAGAGCGCCCAGCGCACGGCGGTAATGCCGAGCAGCAGCGAGACTCCGGTCGTCGCGAGCACGGCGTACGTCAGGTCGCCGAACGTCGAGCCGACGCCGACGAGGAACGACGGCCAGAAGCCGCGGGCGATGCCTTCGCGCACGATGGCGACGTTCACGGTGCCGAGGTCGAGGCACAAGGACAAAGATAAAGCGAAGCCGGATAAAAATAACGAAATCATCATGACGTTTGTGTTCACGAGCCCTTCGTGGCAGAATGAAACCATTATACGACCGAGCTCGAAAGGGGACAACCTGCGGATGGCAGAAGTTTGGAAAAAATTAATGCTTCACAAAGCGAAGCGGGCGCTGGCGCTGAACGTGCCCGGGGGCGATTACGCGGCGCTCGTCGGCGGCGTGCCGGAGGGCGTGACGGTGGACGCCGAGCAGCAGGGGGAGAACGGGACGTACGATTTCGTTCATCTGTTCGTCGCGAGCGTCGCGGAGCTGGAGGAGCACGGACCGAAGGCGCTGGCGGCGATTCAGCACGATGGGCTGCTCTGGTTTTCGTATCCGAAGAAAACGTCGAAAATCAAAACGGATATTAACCGCGATACCGGGTGGAAAACGATCCGCGACGCGGGCTACGAGGGCGTGACGCAGATCGCGGTCGACGAGACGTGGTCGGCGCTCCGCTTCCGCCCCGCGTCCGAAATTCCTTCGCTGACCCGAAAATTTACGAACGATTGATGTGCAAGGAGCGCTGCCCGTATCTTTTCGGGCGGCGTTTTCGTTATTATGGGTGTAAGTTCGTTGAAGGAGGGATCCCTTCGATGCTTTCTCTTGGCGCCAAAGAGAGAGATGTGTCGGGTGCCGTCCGCGCCGCGTTCGAGCGCGAGATGTCGCCGCTGTTATCGCCGCTTGAGAAATATTGTCGCGTCGTAGCCCGCAACCGGTGGGAAGCGGATGATTTGCTGCAAGACAC
This region includes:
- a CDS encoding ABC transporter permease translates to MSGWVSLYVKLLGAGLRSRMQYRFNFAMTSLAAALIAAADFLMIAVVLLRFDHVRGWDIYEVGYLYAVVTLAKTCYRTISADLHYIERYLVTGELDALMVRPVPVLFALMTANVRLMPGELVQSTAVLSLSMGAMMAEGRLDGWAIPLTLLSAATGTAILFAIGLATATVGFWTTKVDDLQSFTEDASKAAGQYPLAVYPDWLKGVLLTVLPVGFVSYVPALYLLKGQLGLWTFAAAAAVAAVALFAALRFWRSGIRRYQSTGH
- a CDS encoding ABC transporter ATP-binding protein; this encodes MIEATQVVKTFRHPVVKEGAFAGLRALFARDYRETTAVAGLTFAIGRGEFVGCIGPNGAGKSTTIKMLAGILHPTSGEVRIGGRSPQRERRRVAERIGVVFGQRSQLWWDLPVRDSYEVLAAMYKVELSAYRRRLAELAELLQLAEIMDQPVRKCSLGQRMRADLAAALLHDPDVLFLDEPTIGLDAFAKQRIREFLKTLNRERGTTILLTTHDMDDVEALCSRVMVVSGGSLAFDGALAELRGRIGLPSRMELTFAAEPVVPEGAGDGEIAIEGIEGRRATLSFRRERIKPMRVLDAASAWGDIVDIHMEEPELEDVIRRIYSGATKER
- a CDS encoding LysE family transporter, whose product is MNTNVMMISLFLSGFALSLSLCLDLGTVNVAIVREGIARGFWPSFLVGVGSTFGDLTYAVLATTGVSLLLGITAVRWALWIGGTIVLLYFTVSMIRAALKPKSLDTAEGEAGSGRSLPRSFFWGWGLAIASPTAILWFATVGGSVIAKSPTQGAEALTAFLAGFFSAGIVWSCAMALLSAASGRRLGPAFVRTISFLSAALFLYFAVEVFLDGYRSFVAPL